ATGTACTGAACAAGATCAGTGAAAGACTTGGCAAAGACGTGGTTACAACCATCAGAGGTGGAAAAAGCCAGGGCACTTTTCTCACAGACGAAGGGCGCAGGCTTATTCAGGAATATGAGATGAACAGGAAATTCATTGATAATACTATGGAAGATGAAGGTTCCTGGGAAAAACTGGGTCTTGCCATCTCAGCACGTAACAAGATCCCTGCAAAGGTTGTAAGCGTTGAGAAAGACGGACTTGTTGCCAAGATAAAACTGGAGATAGAACCATCTGCACTTACTTCTATCATAACTTCTGAAGCAGTAGAGAGACTTGGGATAAAAGAAGGAGACAGTGTCTTTGCAATAGTTAAGTCAACGGAAGTGCTTATCGGAAAAGAGCAAAAACAGGCGTTGAAGGATTAAAAGTGGCCTGTTTACCAATTAAACCTTTCAAAAGCCGTATATACTTTCAGGATACATATTATTTTGGATAGAAATAAGAATGAAAATAAAGTTGTTGTAGAACTGTTGATATTGTTGTTTTACTCAGGAAGGGAATCATGAAAAGTAAGGGAGATTTTTCGTGGGAGAACGGTAAGATCAAAAACGGGGATACTCTGGGGAAGATTGTGTCAATTCCGATCCAGGATGATTTAGAACCGGAAATTTTCGACGACATTAAATTAAAGCAAATTAAACAGAATTTTGATGAAGATTCTGACATCTTAGTGGATGAGTTCAAAGAGAAAATGACAGAGCTCCTCTCAAGAGAACTACATCACCGCAGAAAATGAAGTTTTACCTTTCTTCATTTTTCTTTGTTTATATATACCGTGGATTATGAAAGGGGTCAGCAGTATTGCAAATGCTGTCTTTACCCATGGATCCAGAACTTCCCCTGCATTTCCTGCAATGGATGAAGCTTCAATGCCAAGCCTGAAATAGATAGCATCAAGCAGCAATCCAAAAGCCAGTGAACATACGGCAATCATTGTAAGATACAATGTAGCACTTCTTTTTCCCAGGAATCTTGTCACCATTGTTATGGTGGCTGCATTTGTTGCCGGACCAGCCAGCAGGAATACAAATGCTGTGCCCGGACTCATGCCTTTTGACACCAAAGCAGCGGCAAGAGGTGTTGAAGCTGTTGCACAAATGTAAAGTGGAATTCCTATTACCAACATAAGGACCATGGAGAAAATGCCTCCTCCCAGATAATCACCTACAACTTCATCCGGTATTGCATAAGAGATCATTCCAGCTATCAGGATACCTACCATAAGCCATCCTGATATATCGCCAAGAAGTTCTACAAAGGAATATCGAAGAGCGTTTTTTATTCTTGTCAATACTGAAGCATTCTCATCTGTAACTGTGCCAGAATGACATGAGCATGACGAATCGCTGCACGCAGGAGCCTGCATAAGAGCAATCGAACCGCTTTCAGATGAGAAAAAAGATTTCTTTGAATCTCTCTTCTCACCAATGATATTTTCCGCGATTCCTGTGAACAATGCTGTTGTCATACTGGCAATTGGACGAAAAACCGTCATTATAGGGTCCAGCAGAGCGTATGTGATAGCAATCGAATCCACACCTGTTTCAGGAGTTGATATCAGGAAGGAAAGAGTTGCACCTTTTGTTGCGCCTCTGTTCTTAAGAGAAAGTGCAGTAGGAACTACACCACAGGAACAAAGCGGCAATGGAATACCAATAAGAGAAGCATTCAATGCAGACCTGAACTTGCCTGCGGACTTGCCCAGGTATTTGAGGATCTTCTCGTCGGGAACAAGTGCATGCAATAGTCCTGCAACTACAAATCCAAGAAAGAGATATGGTGCAGCCTCTTCAAACAAACTCCATGACTCTGCCAGGATTCCCACTATTATGCCTGGAATTGCATTGATAAATGTCATTGTTTGCCCTCCTCTACATGTTCCCTGCACATTGACATCAGTAATTCAACATGTTCATCCGCAAGATAATAAACAGCAAACCGGCCTTCTTTCCTGACCCTTACAAGATCGAGTTGCCTCAGGTTTTTCAGGCTATGGGATATTGCAGACTGAGTTATTCCAAGAGCATCCTCAATGGCTTTTACGCAAAGGTCACCCTGCAACAGCAGAAACAGTATCTTCAGGCGGGTTGTGCACTGAAGTGCATTGAATATCCTGCACATTGAATAGATAGAATCTTCCGAGGGAAGATGCCTTACTCTATCATCAAGACAACCTGGATCTGCACAAATATGGTCTGAATTATCCATGAATATATGAACACATGTTCATATATCAATATATCCCTTGTTTAAATACATATGAAAAATAACAGGACAAAATAGAAAAGAAGTAGAACATAATCAATGAAAGTGAATTTCATCACATGCAAGGAACCGCGTCCTTCACCAGTATAACAACGACCCTCCATTGCAAGAGCAACTTCATCCACCGACCTCAGCGACATTCTTACAAGTGGAACGGTCAGTGACATGATGGCTTTTACAGGTTCTTTTCTTACATCCAGACCGCGTGAGTATTGCGCATCCCGCAGATCCCTGAAACTGTCAAACAACATTGGTACGAAATAAAGTGACAATGACATCATCATCGCAAGATCGTACGAGGATATTCCTGCGTATCTTAAAGGCAGAGGTCTGAGAAGCCTTTCAACACCTGCAGTAATTCCGGCAGGCGAGGTCGTGGCTGTGATCAGAGCGGCAAAGAGTATCAGGAAAATAAATCTTAATGCAAGCATGCTGCCAAGTAGAAGTCCTTCGTAAGTGCCGGTCAGCAGGCCAAATTCAAATACAGGCGTTCCTTCTGTGAACAGGAATTGCATGAGAAATATGAATGAAAAAAAAGGGATCATCGGGCGTACAGACCTGGCAAAATGAACTGGTGGAAGATGACATGCAATGACAAGTGTTGCAAATATAATAGCAATCAGCGCCATTATTTCAAAGGATGAAACTTTAAGAATACAAAAACTGACAGCCATAAGCCCTAGTATCTTTGTCCGCGGGTCAAGCCTGTGAAAGAAAGATTTTCCAGGCACGTAAGAAAGGAAAAGGTCATTCATTCTCATTCACCCCATTGAAGCCAAGGGCTCTGCTTATCTCATTGAAGGCATCATCTACAGAATAGATATCGCTGGCTACTTCAAATCCACATTCCTGCAATTTCCTCATCAGAGATGTAATTTCAGGAATAGGAGACGAGACAGAACGTAAATATCCCAGAGGGCTTCCAATAAGATCAACACATCCGTTCTTTAGAAGAAGTACTTTATCGGCGCATGCCAGAAAATCATCGATCTGATGAGATACCACGATTATAGATGTTCCTGAACCATGAAGCTTTTTCAGAATT
The sequence above is a segment of the uncultured Methanolobus sp. genome. Coding sequences within it:
- a CDS encoding SO_0444 family Cu/Zn efflux transporter — translated: MTFINAIPGIIVGILAESWSLFEEAAPYLFLGFVVAGLLHALVPDEKILKYLGKSAGKFRSALNASLIGIPLPLCSCGVVPTALSLKNRGATKGATLSFLISTPETGVDSIAITYALLDPIMTVFRPIASMTTALFTGIAENIIGEKRDSKKSFFSSESGSIALMQAPACSDSSCSCHSGTVTDENASVLTRIKNALRYSFVELLGDISGWLMVGILIAGMISYAIPDEVVGDYLGGGIFSMVLMLVIGIPLYICATASTPLAAALVSKGMSPGTAFVFLLAGPATNAATITMVTRFLGKRSATLYLTMIAVCSLAFGLLLDAIYFRLGIEASSIAGNAGEVLDPWVKTAFAILLTPFIIHGIYKQRKMKKGKTSFSAVM
- a CDS encoding molybdenum-dependent transcriptional regulator, giving the protein MEAKTKVWLAEDGKPIIGGGKVELLKAIDEEKSLRKACMKMDISYKHAWNVLNKISERLGKDVVTTIRGGKSQGTFLTDEGRRLIQEYEMNRKFIDNTMEDEGSWEKLGLAISARNKIPAKVVSVEKDGLVAKIKLEIEPSALTSIITSEAVERLGIKEGDSVFAIVKSTEVLIGKEQKQALKD
- a CDS encoding energy-coupling factor transporter transmembrane protein EcfT, with amino-acid sequence MNDLFLSYVPGKSFFHRLDPRTKILGLMAVSFCILKVSSFEIMALIAIIFATLVIACHLPPVHFARSVRPMIPFFSFIFLMQFLFTEGTPVFEFGLLTGTYEGLLLGSMLALRFIFLILFAALITATTSPAGITAGVERLLRPLPLRYAGISSYDLAMMMSLSLYFVPMLFDSFRDLRDAQYSRGLDVRKEPVKAIMSLTVPLVRMSLRSVDEVALAMEGRCYTGEGRGSLHVMKFTFIDYVLLLFYFVLLFFICI
- a CDS encoding metalloregulator ArsR/SmtB family transcription factor; the encoded protein is MDNSDHICADPGCLDDRVRHLPSEDSIYSMCRIFNALQCTTRLKILFLLLQGDLCVKAIEDALGITQSAISHSLKNLRQLDLVRVRKEGRFAVYYLADEHVELLMSMCREHVEEGKQ